Within Topomyia yanbarensis strain Yona2022 chromosome 2, ASM3024719v1, whole genome shotgun sequence, the genomic segment ctatgttttttgcatttatttgtcagtattgtctcaagccgatcaaaaaaaaaaaaattaaaaattaagttgaacgtgattcataataatattacaaaaagaaacgaaaagtataatctaatatgagattttgaaatgattttgatgaaaaattttcattgaccgtcggattgttgatcaacagtgttctgaaaaatcacaacacgaaccggatagcttactacgaagcgtgcgtcacttctaagtgaatgaatcctagtaacagcgtatataatctgcttgcagaacagctcttcctcgttagaatggctatacaagtggcaataaagctcgaaagaattacttcagaaaacccgtaccataatataaaccatgcgttaaacattatttattcataacaccacgcattagaatgctcttcctcttgctacgcgatgaaactacagaaagcatgcgtttgcatcacacatagtcatatacacataattgcactttatcacacatacacaatacatttttaatggaaaaaaatggacaaaaagaaagttcaaaagcgtttttaaaatgtcaattttttccattttttggcaaccaatcatttttaatgaattcaattttttgaaaggcttaaaaattatattttgttaagaaccacctaaacaaggattatgcacacaatatacaattttaggagctttgtggaagtttagaaaaaatattgcgcttaaggtcttgccccgcgttcccctaTATACAAATTTTTAGGCTCCTACTAATTATCATCTGATATTCGAAAAAATAGGTCTTAGATTAAAACTGAATAAGCTATCAAAACTTACCCGTTTCGAGAAACTGCTTGTGTGTTTCTAATTTTCGATGTCGATTAGAACAAAACCCCGAAACCGCAATTATGAACGGTTTATAAACGTATAGATCTAAAACAATCTTTGTCAAGCTAGAGGCTATATGACTGTTTAGTTCAATGGACAATGATACACTGAAATACACTATACACTTCGAATGTGCCTGTAATCAGATACAGTGCTGCCATCAACTGGATATTCGAGTATGTGCGATTTTCAGCATTCGTTCAAGTTCTAATAtctctcaaaatatttttttcatttagatTTTCTGAAGTGGAAAATCTCCAGTCACGAAGTTACCTCGAAAGGAAAGTAAAACCATTGGTCCCGGTTCATGTGTGGATAGCTCAATAACTTGCGTCCATATGGTGGATTCACCTCTCTTGGTATAGGCATGCCGTTCGGTCGGGCAGAGACCAACGGTAAATAAACATGTAAAATTTCtaacaaattataaattatgaatgaacaaaatttattattgaattaaattaaaattgtcACATTCGTCCGTTCTGATGACGGAGGCTTTAAAAGGGTATCATTCTGGGTTTGTAAATCGAATCCAGATCTGTTGCACATCAGACTAGTGCCCTAACAAAAACGCCATGCTGGCCCCATGTCAGTTATCACCATCGAATAGAAACACAAACTGAGTGCGTAGAAAAcgaaatttatttgagaaacaTCCTCTCAACATACAACCGCATTTTCATTAGTCACTTTGCCTACAAAGTGACGATGTTTATTCCCTATCGCACTTATGCGCTTGATTTGAGTTTTCTCCAGATGGCCTTTCCCGCTAACAAGCAGCACTCTTATCAACGTTTTATATATTTCGCAAGTCATGTCAGAACATCATGGCTAGGTCGTATCTCTATCGTTTATGGTTGCAAAAACTATCGTCATTCTAGACTCGCTTCACACAGGCTTGACTTCCCTTCAGACTGCGATCCTTGATGAAGCCAGCGTTGCACAGACACATGTTAGGTCCGGAGCATACTCCGTTCGGGCACCCGTTGGGGCAGTGAGCAACACATCTATTGGGAAAATCGATTAGCTTCGATGAAATTTGACTATCGTTTTTCAGCCATACCTTAGCGGTTCAGTTGCATCCTGTTTGTAACCTCGATGGCAAGTGCACGTGTTCGGTCCCGTGCATTCGCCATTCAAACACGGTCGATCACAGGTGGGCACGCAGTTATTCGTAGTGTTGCCGCTTTTGTAGCCTGGTTTGCAGGTGCATGTTTCCGGTGCTGTGCAAATTCCGTTGAAACATCCGCTACGGAGGGTTTAAGAAAATGTAGAGTGAATAATACGAAATCGCATGTCAATTTCATGTAGAGAGGAAATCACATAAAACATGGGGCGAATATGGGTAGTCATATGGTAAGTTGAATAGTATAATTTTCTTGGGACTATAAAAATTAATGCTATTATTTTTCAGCAAATTGAACACTTTTAAGTTAACCGAAAAGAAAACTTACTCGGAGCAAATGGGTTCGCAACCACTTTCGCTTTTCTCGTATCCTGCTCGACATTGACAGACCCCGGGAGCGATACAATCTCCGCCGCCACATCCTCGTTCACATCTGGGAACACATACTCCGTCTTCATCCTGCTCATACCCATCGTTACATTTACACTTTTCCGGTCCCACACATTGTCCGGCTCCACAACCGCCGGTACACCTGTAAACACAGAACTGATGCGTTTCGTCCAGTTCGAAGCCATCCCGACAGACACAGAGATTCAGCTTCAGATCACACTCTCCATTATCACATCCAATCGGGCAAGTTGGAACACACTTATCCTGTCGATTATTTACAAAATCCGGATAGCAAGAGCACGTATTCGGACCGACGCATAAACTGTTGATGCAAGGTTCGTCGCACACCGGATCGCACTTGCGGAAGTTATGAACATTTCGTTCGTAACCCTTGCAACAGACCTGGACACGGCTAAGCGATGGATCCGACTGTGAAAAAAGCAACCCACATAATCAACTTGATTTGGGTTAATTGCGAAACAAAATACTCACCCCATTCCCGGCTGGAATTACTCTGGTATTTGGCTTGAACAGACTGGCAGTCGGAACCTCTTCGAAGCAAACTCCCATCGGAATCTGACCTTTGGTTTTGTTCATAAACTTGTCAAGAGCACTTTGCGACTCGTTTCCACGATGCAGATCTAGCATCATGTTTTCCCTGGGTCGATCTTCTGCTATGGTTTGGTTGAAGTTAATCATTTGAACCACTTGACCACCACCTTTCCGCCAGGTTTTGACTCCTTCCTGTCCTAAGACTACTGCCAAGCAGCTTACTGCCGtggcaaaaaatattaaattcttGAACATCACGCCGAGTTGAATTGAATTCCTCCTAAAGAACGTCCACCTCCTTCAACTGTCCCGTATGGATTAATGAAAACAGTTCAAGTTATCGCGTCATGAGGAGCGAATTTGAAATTTCATAGAAAATGAGACGAGATGACGAGGAATTCCCTGAATAGCTGTGGGCGATTGTTCCGTCGCGCACAGTTCCACGTACATATATTATTATCGCTCTTGAGCGGAATAAACGGATAAAATAAACTGCCGGACGCCTGTTTGTTATGAACGATCGCTACCCCAGCTTGTATGATAGATAAATGATTCGACGTATGCCGGTGGTACTTGCGAATGTAAGTGTTCTGGTTGTGAGCTTGTGAAGATCGTCATTAAATTCTAAGGAATCTATTTCAATGAGAGGAATAATTTAGCATTAATGATTTTAATGGTTTGCCTACATTACATATGACGATATGGTCGCAATCTTACGTCAGAGAAGACAATAAATTAAGATCCGTATTATACATGATAGATGACATTTAggtatcttcaacaaatttgttgaatagaaatttttcagtaattcttccgaacatgtTTTATTAAATCGCGAGTGTTcagtagagtgacaagaaaaaaatgacccctatcggcccacccctgagtcgattcctagtcccaccaggagtacttgcaccaaatttgaagcaagtcgaacaagtctaactaccggaccaacgtacctgaagtttgtatgggatttttcaacaatttacatggagaaaacccactaccCCGCATTTTCGcctctaggtggcactgtatacatcatattatcactataagtgaaaataaaaaagataatttgattgtctacaactttgtcgaagactgctaggcaatccgactttgttaaaagaagttattaaagttTTAGCgacgtgatgtctgagtcagttttgtatggggcctaacagtgcatggtttCGTATCAGTACTCAATATGCATGAACTAAACAttgttgtgaaataatggttaggtttagctcaatagtatatTCAAAAGAATTATAGCAcatgatacgagttatgttttggttggaaaattttagttccacattttaccgcatagatggcgttaacactaactttttaacggagtGAGATAGAGATtgggtgtcttccacaaagttgtagaacaggcatttttcaataattcttccgaacatcttgatatgCTATctttcttctatgaaaagtttgtgttggcgccctctatgcggtaacatatggaaataaaattttctaaccaaaacataactcgtattatgtgctacaattcttctgaatatactattgagctaaatctaaccattattacACAAAATGCTATTGTTCCTGGgtatcgagtactgatacacaaccatggtCTGCCAGGCCCcatacaaaactgactcagacatcacgtcGCTAAaactttaataacttcttttaacaaagtcggattgactagcagtcttcgacaatgttgtagacaattaaattatctttcttattttcacttacagtgataatgcgatgtatacagtgccacctaccAGCGAAAATGCGAGGTAGTGGGTTTTCtatatgtaaattgttgaaaaatcccatacaaacttcaggtacgttggtccggtagttagacttgttcgACTTgcatcaaatttggtgcaagtactcctggcgggactaggaatcgactcaggggtgggccgattgtgttttcagaaattatttatttttctagGCATTCTAGTGTTCAGGCAccatttttgccattctcatataAAAAAATGCTATGCAATCTCCCTTAAAGTCGCCTGTTTaaccgaggcccagagggccgagtgtcatttaccatttgattcagtttgttgagatcggaaaatgtccgtgtgtatgcatgtgtgtatgtgtgtgtcatttaaagtCACACAATTTTGTCACAGTTAGCTAAACCTCACATAAACTGCTATtgcatttttagttgatccgacttccggttccggagttacgggttgaagattgCGGTCagacagcaaatttccatataaactggtaatacTATTATGTACAAATGATGTACTACATATTgaaatgggtgcaacattacttggatttgcaggtctagagatcttatgaccaatcaaagtagccaCATTAGCAACCTATGGCGGTTCTAGATGCCCGCGGGGACATCACCTtgttcctaaactaatatcacacctatttcccagcgaattcttgatcgatttttacaaatttgatttcaaatgaaggatacagtaatcccattaccagctattgaatttcattcgggtctgacttttggttccgaagttacagATTGGTTAGTAAGGtgacactggaatttcccatatggACACACCTTTTTCAAGAAACATGACCTAACTAGTGAGGATATAAAAATTCAACGACAAATTTTCAATCCCTGGCAATTAGATGTATCTGAGAGCTTACCTAATCGAGATCAAGGTAACGGATATTCATGGCTTTTCAAAACACTACTCACACATAAAAAACGGCCAGCTTCACGTATCTAGGCACCTACCGATCCTCTTCTACCTGTTTTCTGTATAAAAGGTTGTAGCAATGGCAATATTCTTTAGACCGAtatgaacactgaagaagactatAAGTAATAGGTAACTGGaagaacgaccactttgttttcaacagatggagatggcttttggtcacggttttagccaatattattttatttggtctatcgcctacgtttcgaaggtctacgccttcatcttcttgccctgaagatgaaggcgtagaccttcgaaacgtaggcgatagaccaaataaaataatattggctaaaaccgtgaccaaaagccatctccatctgTTATAAGTAATAGTTGAAAAACTAGTATCTGTTGATTGATGGTGATAAGCAACTGTTTTTCATTATCATTAATATAGTGGAAataaacggaagacatctgtcttaagAGGATTAAtagaactcatgctgattaattgattgaagaattcgACTGTAACGTACTCAAACTGGTCTTAATTTCGGCTAACCCGTCTCATATGGATTAAAACGAGTTATGTTATGATCAGtgatgcaaattttcattttcaaatgccaacttttagctcaatcaaacccatctatgattcaaattcaaagcctcccttaatcattcattttcaagttggcgggattttcataaccaaaccgtacgtcttcatttcaaattgatgctttttcattcaccaaccaaagtctgctctgtagaggccagttaaGGTTAAATATTGacatattttgcgttttcaagctcaCAGGAACAGTAAGAAGAATgatcagagtagttttgcttgaaaaacctagtcattACCCCAGcacagagatattcacagggtcaatgaaatcgaaaatgaatgaaaaatgattgagcagctcggTTGTTcgaatgaatgatgcaaacgaaaaacagcgaattgaacatagtagggcatgatttgagatttgttcttccttcaagttcaaaacaacctgctgaaaatttgcagctctggttATGATTGCTCCGACGTTTCGATGCTGGAGTGCATCATCTTCAGGGGACAAATCTATTCATTCGTTTCTTGTTAAGTGGCTTTTCTAAGCATACTGTCTTTACAAACAGGAGTGTGGGTGGTACATGGATGTTCGCTTTGGTCTGGCTTCATGAGACTGCTTAACCGAAATTAAGACCTGTTCATGCGGATTAAGTTTATTAAATATTACACTTTTTGGTTTAAGgtgtgtcagcgtcgacttTAGTGGGATACATTCCAAGTATGATAATGAAGTAGACATTTCTActattagggtaaggtgggcaAATCCGACAATGTGTCTGAACTCGACGCCCCTTTGTTATAGAAAAATACGCAAACTAATATCAGTGTTGttgtgtagagcatcgaaaataagcATGGTGGCATGACATTTTATTAGTTAACATTGAGACGCTCAAACGACaacaagtgtgtttttacaacttttgatttgatttttatgcataATTGACTACcgaatatttctgattgttaaaatGATTGCATAATAAAGGTAAGTGGATTCTTCTAGTCCTACTAATCACGTTGAATGAATTtggttcatttttttaattgcgtcgtaatgaaaaatgacgcagtggggcaaatccgaccgttttTTTTCGACACTGATTCTGCCATGCTTGAGCTTGTGCAaacacccctggctgctactccgttatcgatctggactagctgaagtttcacagggaatcagtagataattatgcttgggagtaaaatgtttatttatccgtaccgacgccggccaggcccgaacgttgATCGCGGAAGAAAAGTGAAGGAATGTTAATCTGATACTTggttttgctagaggccgtatgtaTTTCTGCGCACTCCACatgtatcacaggaggaggatatttgttacaCCCAAAATTCaacgggtatgtttctattacttttgggtaagattctattgtcttttcggtaacagaccacaCAATTGCGCactgcggtattaaactcatattactacaaaggtagtaaacggtggaatgacgaatttcggtagATGTTTATGTACGTGCATCACACAACCAGTATTTGTCATcctcggctctgttcgtatGTCGATAATTATAAATtctacatatgatcgacacatattatatgtttttggaaagggcatctcggcatctttcaacctgcatattgactaaattaattgaatgattttgacaagaaatattgactaaaaactacacaaagtgctcaaaaacgagttttttgagaaaatcacaaaatcgcttctttgaacaaaaaaatgaatattgttttcgtgttcagcgatccaaaattagtctaaaaaatactttttcttgaagcttcatttttcttgtaaactagtgtaattcgGTTGATTTCTATGGTAGTATTAATATCGAGCAAAACCAAATGGAATTCTGGCGGATTTCTTTTCGAATTCAGGCTGGAATGTGCaccaatattggcagaaaccagcaggaattacggatttttttactgggtaggttggatagtgaAAGTTTTTTTAAGCAGTTTTCGAATCCGTATCAGTTCCTGATCCGTGCTAGTTCCCGGATCCGGTCCAGTTCCAGATCCAGaccatgacgggaaggactgttcatgttttgtgcTGTCGCCACCTTGCTGttgacgtccgtgatagaaaagaaatttcaacttaacggtttttttctgactgtgctttaaagctagccgagtgtgagccgatcttcgtCTTTATCTACATTGTGTTCGCTTcgcttgatgcgcaatacaatgacacgtgaagtgctacacactgccagacaatccgacgcgttAATGTTTATTGTATAAGAAGTGATGAAACATGAATGCGCGGCAGAGATGATGTTAACGTGTTGGTATTGCTGTTTTTGGTGAATTTTTTATTGGGATCGTTTTAGTGCTAAACGTCTtactattagagcatttttttttattcccgtaatggtattacggccgagttttgcGTGTATCTAAACCCTATGCTATTTATTAACAAATATATAGCAAAAAATAATGCACCTGCAACGATCGTGTATaacaatttaaacaaaatttaactcAAATACATGAACGAGCATGTTGAACAGTGGCGAGTCATGTTgcataaacaaatacactctacggagtgaaTAGACAAAATATgtacaatatatacgcgaacggaggtttTAGTGGAATGTatgtaatgtttcaaaggttttcttccatttttccattttccatacaaacagtGAAGAAGAttagtagtaatcgaaataacggtatctgttaaatagtgaagtgcaagtgcatttaactataaaaacatagtggaatgaAATGGAAGAAACCCTTTGAAACATTCAAAATATGTAGATATTTTTCAATGTagtgcaaaattgttaccctgcCGGGTTACAATAGCCAGCGaacaataaatatattttgaaaagacCTGCTGTTGGGTTTCAGCATCATTTACGGCCGCTCCATTCTATTTTATCTTCGGCATTATCGACTGATCGAGTCAGATCAACGAATTTTCGTTGGCTCAATTTCATTGGTGAGCTACAACTCGTTACACAAGAAGACACCTACTCCAGCTATAAGAAGATTGAAACATACCCAAAAAGGTGGAAACCAGTTTAGGAAACGAGCCGATTCGACGTAAAACTGTGGCAAATCACTGTAAACAAGGAGAAAATTTATTGACCGATATGTTTTTGTACCGCATCGTCAATGAAAACAATCTACGGTCTACGTTGATTAATTCCGAAATCATTTTACCTTTATACCTGTCGATGATGGGtacgagatgtactagcaaacGATCCTTTTTCCAAGACGTAACTAATCAAAAATAGACTTCGTACATGAATTAGGGAAGAGGGTtttgtccaatataaactttatcGCAATGTGAACATGATATTTTATATACCCCCGATTTGCTTAGTGTATCTATTGGATCCTTTTTGGATCCTAGTATTAATTTTAGTTGATAGTTTCGACTACTGAAAACTAGGTCTATACCAAACTTAGAACAAAGTTAAAAAAGTTAACTCAcccgaaaaaaatcggcaaagaACCTCCAACATAATTGGCTCGCAGTTAAATCCGTATAACGCCACATTCAAGATTGAAAATCTGATAAAGATTCTTTTGTAAGAACCGAATATATTTTTCACGATTTTCAATACCaaaggtttttgcctttctcatataatgaaaaggctatgcaatcactccaaaaattgatttcccaaccgaggcccggagggccgaggtgtcatatcccattcgattcagttagttgagattgcaaaatgtctgtgtgtgcgtatgtatgtatgtgtgtgtcaaataatgtcactcaattctCCAGAGATGGCTCaaacgatttgcacaaacttaatttcaaatgaacggtataatgctcccataagacgctattgaatttttagttgatcggacttccggttccggagttacgggttgatgaGTGTGGTCAAACAGCAAATACCTATATAatctggtaaccctatgatgccCGAATGATGTAACACTTATTCAAATACATTCAGCATTACTTGAGTTTGCATCCCTCTccttctccaccatgaagttaaAATGAAGACAACAGTGAACTCACTgtgattaagctatataaatattttatttttgtttgtttctagTGTGTCAGCctcgacatgttgcttatcaggttcgtgacagtcgtgcacttatatatgcttataaagtgtaataagaatggaatagacatttccacaatgttatagaTGTTATTTTGAACTTAACTAGCCATTAAATCCTACGTTATCTAAATGAAaatggcacaattgcaccactaggtggattaaaacaggtttttcaaccGACTGTTACGTGGAAGAgctcctgtccgatttttacattccaatatatttaaaacgggttttatgaagcatgttctgttcttGCAACATTTATTTTAGGTCATTCATTTAGTCCGCAGCCAAAAATTCAGCTCGTTTTATAAAATACATCGAACAGTAGTCATTTTTACCCTGACTAATAAAAATCAGAATAATCATGTGATGCCCAAGCAACTTTTATcctgcttgttactcatttaTCATTAGATTATTACTAACAAA encodes:
- the LOC131682852 gene encoding epidermal growth factor-like protein yields the protein MFKNLIFFATAVSCLAVVLGQEGVKTWRKGGGQVVQMINFNQTIAEDRPRENMMLDLHRGNESQSALDKFMNKTKGQIPMGVCFEEVPTASLFKPNTRVIPAGNGSDPSLSRVQVCCKGYERNVHNFRKCDPVCDEPCINSLCVGPNTCSCYPDFVNNRQDKCVPTCPIGCDNGECDLKLNLCVCRDGFELDETHQFCVYRCTGGCGAGQCVGPEKCKCNDGYEQDEDGVCVPRCERGCGGGDCIAPGVCQCRAGYEKSESGCEPICSDGCFNGICTAPETCTCKPGYKSGNTTNNCVPTCDRPCLNGECTGPNTCTCHRGYKQDATEPLRCVAHCPNGCPNGVCSGPNMCLCNAGFIKDRSLKGSQACVKRV